Proteins encoded together in one Peribacillus asahii window:
- a CDS encoding NuoB/complex I 20 kDa subunit family protein, with the protein MEMNVPGVTDAELHELRQSVFLSTLEQLKGWARSNSLWPMTFGLACCAIEMMGVGSSHYDLDRFGSFFRTSPRQSDVMIVSGTVTKKMAPILRRLYDQMPEPKWVIAMGSCATAGGPYVYSYSVVKGVDQIVPVDVYIPGCPPNPAALIYGIHKLKEKIRYEAKTGKRVM; encoded by the coding sequence ATGGAAATGAATGTGCCAGGTGTTACGGATGCTGAATTACATGAGCTTCGCCAAAGTGTTTTTTTATCTACGCTTGAACAGCTTAAAGGCTGGGCAAGAAGCAACTCCTTGTGGCCGATGACGTTTGGGTTAGCGTGCTGTGCTATTGAAATGATGGGTGTTGGTTCATCGCACTATGATCTGGATCGCTTCGGTTCTTTCTTTCGTACCTCGCCTCGTCAATCAGATGTCATGATTGTGTCAGGGACGGTAACGAAAAAAATGGCTCCCATTTTAAGAAGGTTGTATGATCAAATGCCTGAGCCGAAATGGGTCATTGCGATGGGCTCCTGTGCAACAGCTGGCGGACCTTATGTATATTCCTACTCCGTCGTCAAAGGCGTCGATCAAATTGTTCCGGTGGATGTGTACATTCCAGGTTGCCCACCGAATCCAGCAGCACTCATTTATGGTATCCATAAGCTAAAAGAAAAGATTCGCTATGAAGCCAAAACGGGGAAGCGAGTGATGTAA